The following is a genomic window from Methyloceanibacter stevinii.
CGATGTCGGCTCAGCGCGAGAGGCCCTTGTCGGCGAGCTCGTTCAGATAGTCCCTAAAGCGCGCCTCCTGGTTCTCGCCGAGGTCGCGCAGATACTCCCACATATAGAGCCCGGTGTTGTGGCCGTCGTCGAAGGTGATCCGCACGGCGTAGGTTCCGACCGGCTCCAACTGCACGATACGGACATTCTGCTTGCCCGGCACCGTCACCCGCTGCTCGGGGCTATGACCCTGGACCTCGGCGCTCGGACTGAGCACCCGTAGGAGTTCGGCAGGCAGCGCGAACCGCGCCCCGTCGTCGAAGGAAACGGTGAGCACGCACTTGTCTTTGTCGAGTTTCAACTCGGTCGGCCAGTTTGCCGAGCCGCCATCCGGAGCATACATCGCATCACCCAACTCATGTCAGCCGGTTTTCGTCAGCCAAGATCATCTCAACCAAGATCGATTTCACCTTCGACCACGTGGTTGAGGGACGTGCTGTCGGCCGTCAGAACCATCTTCATCTTGAGTTTGCCTTCCCCTTGCAACCCAGAGTCGCGGACAAGAGCCTCGATCGCCTGCTGCGACGTGACGCCGACTTCCTTCAAGAAACGTCGCATCGACATGTTGAACCGATCCTCGTCCATGGCCGGACTCCCTTGCTGATACGTGCCCGGTCAAGGTCGCTCTCCGACGGACCTGGGCGCTATTGAAAGGCTGCGAATTCAATATACTCTAGATGATCCTGCCCCATCGAGGCGGAAGTTAGGGGCCGCAAGGCGTAACGTGTCTCATGGCACACGCCCTGACGAAACACGAGGCACGAACCAACGTGCCGACTTGCGAGGAACAGGCTCGAAGAGACGCCCTTATGAGTGATGTTGAGACCAACCTGGTCGACCCGTTTGGCCGCGCCATCAGCTACTTGCGCGTCTCGGTGACCGATCGCTGCGATTTCAGGTGTACCTATTGCATGGCGGAGGACATGACCTTTCTGCCGCGCAAGGATCTGTTGACGCTCGAAGAGATCGATCGGCTCGCCAGCGCATTCATCGCACGTGGTGTGCGGAAATTGCGGCTCACCGGCGGAGAACCGCTGGTACGGCGCAATGTCATGAGCCTCATCGAATCTCTATCGCGGCGCCTGGGTAGCGGGCTCGACGAACTGACGCTCACCACGAACGGCAGCCAACTCTACCGTTTTGCCGACCAATTGGCCGAACACGGCGTCGAGCGGATCAATATTTCTCTCGACACGCTCGACCCGGCCAAGTTCCGCTTCCTGACGCGCTGGGGCGACTTCCACCAGGTCATGCGCGGCATCGACCGCGCCGCGCGCGCCGGCATCAAGGTCAAGATCAATGCCGTGGCCTTGCGTGACGTCAACGAGGACGAGATCGAAGACATGGTGCGGTGGGCTCATGGCCGGGGCTTCGACCTGACCTTGATCGAGACCATGCCCCTCGGAGAGATCGGCACCGACCGGACAGACCAATATTTGCCGCTGTCCCTCGTGCGGACCCGTTTGGCCCAGCACTTCACCCTGGACGATCTTCCCGACAGGACAGGCGGCCCGGCCCGCTATGTCCGCGTTCGTGAAACGGGCGGCCGTCTCGGTTTCATCACGCCGATGACCCACAATTTCTGCGAGTCCTGCAACAGGGTCAGATTGACGTGCACGGGCACGCTCTATATGTGCCTCGGCCAGGAGGATGCGGCCGATCTCAGGTCGCCAATGCGTGTCAGCCGTGACGACGATTTGCTGCACGCGGCCATCGAGGAAGCCATCGCCCGCAAGCCGAAGGGGCACGATTTTATCATCGATCGCGACTCCGCCCCCTCTTTGCCTCGATTCATGTCAGCGACCGGCGGCTAACCGCGAACGCGCTTAAGAAGGCCTTTCATCCCCGGAAAACTGCGGATTTTGCGTCCGCGGCACCCCGATTCTGCTCAGAATCTCGTCACTCGCGCGACAAAAAGACTTTAGTTCCCTCCGCTTACGTCGTTTCTTAACCTCCTGAGGCCAAATTTTGCCGTAAGTTGAACACAGCAAAACGAACGGCTTCCGTCGCAGTGGCATCATGCGCCTACAAGAACTGCTAAAAGAATATTGGCACTGGCTGGGGTTGACCTCGTTCGCCGTCGCGATTGCGCTGGCCGCGCTGGTGGCGCCGAATCGCATTGGCCTGCTCGAACTGGAACGCGAGGCCTTCTCCGCCGAGGACCGAATCCGTGAGGCGGTCTTGTCCGATCCTCAGGTCATGCTGCAGGCGCTGACGGTCCCTGGCGGTGCCGCGCAGTTGGCGGAAGTCTTCTCGGAGGCCGGATACGGACGGCGCGTCCTGCGCTACGAGTTGTATAACTCCAAAGGCGACGTGCTCTACACGAGCGGCCTTGCCGACCTTCGGCTGGACCGGTCGGCGGTTGCCGCGGCCATCAACCCCAAAATGAATGGCGCCACGATCGGTCTATACGGGGGAGAAGAACTCTCCAAGCCGTCGCACTTTGCGCGCCTGCACATTCCCATCAACCTTCGCGGAAAGGTGCATGGCTCCTTGGAGGTCTATCTGGACCAGACCGAGCAGGCCGGTGTCCTCTCCAACTATTTCGGCGTCGTCGCGCTCGTCATTCTCGGCCTCGTCAGCGCCGGCATCGCCATCCCGCTTATCGTGGCTTGGAGCCGCGGCCGCGCGCAGCGGCGCGCCAGCGAAGAAGTCCGGTACTTGCAAGAGCACGACACGCTGACCGGTCTTGCGAACAGGGCTACGCTCACGGACCTTCTCGACAATGCCCTGGAGCGGACGAAATCCGGTCATCGGCACTTGGCGCTTATCAGCTCGATATCGACCGTTTCCAGGAACTCAACGAGTCCTTGGAGGGCCACGGCGGCGACCGCGTCCTCCACGACTTCGGAAGCCGTATTCAGCATCTCGCGCGGGACACCGATATCGTTGCGCGGGTCGACGGTGACGAGTTCGCGATCGTCCTGACCGATATCGCGGCGCTCAGCGATGTAATGGCCTTCATGCATCGCTTGGGCACTGCTCTGGCTCAGCCGTTCCACGTCAGCAATCGCGAGGTCGTCCTGGCGACTAGCGTCGGCATTGCGCTGGCGCCCGCCGATGGCGATACCTCCGATGTTCTGCTGCGGCATGCGGCAATCGCGCTCTCCCGGGCGAAGGCCGATGGCGGGCAGCGCGTCTGCTTCTACGAAGAGAGCATGGACCAAGCCCTTCAGCGGCGTCATACGATCGAACAGGATCTGCGGCACGCGCTGAGACGCAACGAGTTCGAGATCGTCTACCAGCCCCAGTACGACCTGAAGACCGAGATGCCATGCGGCTCGGAAGCGCTGATCCGTTGGCGCCACCCGGACCATGGGCTCATTTCACCAGGGCATTTCATTCCGATTGCCGAAGAAACCGGACTCATTGTTCCGATCGGAGAGTGGGTGCTGCGGCAAGCCTGCGCCGACGCAACCAAATGGCCCGAGCACCTCACGGTCGCGGTAAATCTCTCTCCGGCGCAGTTCCGCGTCGGTGACATCACCGAGACGGTGGCCGATGTCCTCCATCAAACAGGATTGCCTGCGAGCAGACTGGAACTGGAGATCACGGAAAGCCTCCTGATCAACGACACCGAAGAGGTTCTAGCCAAGCTGAACCGCCTCCGGTCAATCGGCGTCAGGATCGCCATGGACGATTTCGGCACCGGCTATTCGAGCCTGAGCTATCTCGCGCGCTTCCCGTTCTCGAAAATCAAGATCGACCAGCAGTTCGTCCGCAACATGACTCGCGATCCGGCCATGCGCGCCATCGTGAAATCTGTTGTTGCTCTCGGCAAGTCACTCAGGATCGCCGTCACGGCAGAAGGCGTCGAGACGCCCGAGCAAGCCCGCATGCTGCGTCGCTTCGGCTGCCCGCAAGTTCAGGGCTTCCTCTACGGCCGGCCCGAGACCGCCGAGGTTCATGCCCAGGGCGCTCTCAAGGCAACCGCCAAGGTTGCGCCGCTTCCAAAGCGTCACAGCGCTGCCTAGTAGGCACGACCTAGCGGCCAGGACGTCAGAGACCGGCGGCCATTCCAATATCGCGATAAGATGCTGTTACGCGGAGACAGCCGCCTCGAGCGGCACCTCTTCCTGCGGCTCGGCCGGTGTATAGGCAGGCAGGCTGCATAGGCCGCCGCCAAGATAGACATGGTGCCAGAGCTGTGTGGCGACGACGCCGCCGAGACCGAGGCTGTAGAACCTGCCGAGACTGCGGCTCGATCCCTCCTCGGCCACCATGGCACAATCCCGCCGCACCTGATCGACATCGAAATAGCCCGTCCGTTTCAGGCTTTCCTCGCTGATCAATTCGCGCACGAATTCCGGTGCGTTCACGAGAAAACTGTCCGCCAGCGGCGCCTGGAACATGTGCTTGCGACGCTGCGCGATGTTCTTCGGCAAGATTCGCTCCGCGGCCTGCCTCAGCAGGAACTTATCGCGCATGCGCCGGCGCAGTTTCCAACGCGGGCTGAGTTGCGACATGAAGCCGATGACGTCCTCGTCCAGGAAGGGGTAGCGGGTCTCCACGCTGTTGGCCATGGCGATACGGTCGCCCTTCTGGGTGAGAAGCAGGCCCGCGAGATGGACCTTGTAGCCGAAATAGAGCGAGCGGTTGAGCGGATGCCAGCGCGCCATGCGCTCCAGGTCCAGATCAAAGTCCTCGTACGCGACGTGACCGCCGAGTTCTTCCTTGAAACCAGTGCTGAAATAGCGGTCCCGCGACGTGGACACGAGGCTGTACATGACCGACTGGGCGTGCGGACCGCCGACGAGCGCGTCGATCTGCTTGAGTTCGTCGGAATTCTGCTTCGCACCGATCTTGCGGATCGCCCGGCTGAGCACCGAGGTCGGCGTAAAGGCGTCGCCATAGTCGAGGAGGCGCGCCATCTCGCGCATCTTGAACCAGATGTAACCGGCGAAGCCCTCGTCGGCGCCCTCGCCCGTCAAGACGACCTTATAGCCTTGGGAGCGGACTTCGCGCGACAACGCCAAGAGCGCGGCGCAAGACGTGTCGAGAACGGGGCACTCGGCCGCGCGGGTCAAGGCCTCGTAAGAGTCCATGATGAGGTTGGAGCAGGCATGCACCACGGTCGGATGCGCGCCGATTGCCTCGGCGGCCTCCATCGCCTCATCGACCTCGTCGAGGCCTTTCTTGGGGATGCGAAGTGTGAAGCTCGGCAAGGGACGGCCGGCAACACGTGCGGCCGTCGCCATGACGAAGGCCGAATCCACGCCGCCGCTCAGATAGCCGACGACGGGCACATCGGCACGCAGCCGTATATCGACCGCGCGTTCGAACACCGACTGGAAGGAATCGGTGAGCTGGCCCACGTCTCCGTCCAATTCCTCACCCCAATCCGGGAAATCGAAGTCCCAGTACTTGCGCTCGACGGGGCTCGCCACGCCCACGCCATTCGGCAAGTCGATCCGAAGATAATGCCCGGGCTCAAGCGACTGAACGCCCTTAAACGCGGTGCGGCTCGAACCCATCGCAAAAAAAGTGAAGAGATGGTCCAGCCCGCGGGGATCGGCTTCCGGCCGGACGGCGCCGGAGGCGATCAGCGCCTTGATCTCGGAAGCGAAATAGATCGTGTCGCCCTGACGCGACCAGAATAACGGGCAGATGCCGACACGGTCCCGGCCGAGCAGGACAACACCGCGCGCGAGATCCACGATCGCGAAGGCAAACTGACCCTTTAAGTAGGGGAACAGGTCCTCGCCGTGCTCCTCATAGAGATGGACCAGGATCTCGCTGTCGCTATGGGTCCGAAAAACGTGCCCTTTCGCTTCGAGATCGGCGCGGCGTTCCGGGTATTCGAAGAACTCGCCGTTACAGATCACGGCGACGGTGCGGTCTTCATTGTAGATCGGCTGCCGTCCGTCCTCGAGACCGACGATGCTCAAACGGCGCTGCGCCAGACCCACGCCAGGCACGGACAGGAATCCCTCATCCTCGGGCCCGCGATGGACGAGAGCGTCCGCCATCCGTTGCAGCATGCCCCGGTCGGGTAGTCGCTTGCCTGCTAGGTCGATCGATCCCGCAATGCCGCACATACGTAATTATTCCTTTTGCAGCGCGGCGCCTGTTCCGGTGCGCTCGCGCCAAATAGGGCCAAGCGCGCCAATAGCGGCTTCCCCCGTGTTGAACCTTACGGCGCAGCCGTTGCGGCTAGGTCTCCATTACGATCTTCGGTGCGGGCCGGGCATCGCTCGACGCGCGTTCAATCTCGGCCCAGGCCGTCCGGGCGATGTCCCGGTACGCCTTGGAAACTTCGCTGTCGGGATCGCTCGCGACGACCGGCTCTCCGCTGTCGGATGTTTCCCGCACCGCCATAGTCAGCGGGACCTCGCCCAGGAAGGGGACGCCAAGCTTTTCGGCTTCCTCTTTGGCGCCACCATGGCCGAAAATGTCGGACCGGCCACCGCAATGGGGGCAGATGAAGGTGGACATGTTCTCGACGATGCCGAGGACGGGCACGTTGACCTTCGTGAACATGTTGAGGCCCTTGCGCGCATCGATCAGCGCCAGGTCCTGCGGCGTGGATACGATAACGGCGCCGGCGAGCGGAACCTGCTGCGCCATGGTGAGCTGGGCATCGCCCGTGCCGGGTGGCATGTCGACCACAAGGACATCGAGCTCGCCCCAGGCAACGTCCTTGAGCATCTGGGAAATGGCCGAAATCACCATGGGGCCGCGCCAAATCATCGGCGTCTCTTCGTCGACCAGGAAGCCCATGGACATGACCTTGACGCCGTGGCGCCGCATCGGGTCGAGCTTGTTGCCGGCCAATTGCTGCGGCTGACCGCTAAGCCCCAACAGGCGCGGCATCGAGGGGCCATAAATGTCCGCATCGAGAATGCCGACCTTCAGTCCCTGGTCCTTGAACGCTAGCGCGATGTTGACGGCTGTCGTCGATTTGCCGACA
Proteins encoded in this region:
- the apbC gene encoding iron-sulfur cluster carrier protein ApbC yields the protein MTETLTKDQILAALKGVKGPDLSDNIVALGLVSEVVINKGKVYFAISVDPARAPELEGLRQAAATVVEGLPGVTSAMVTLTADREPGSADTSPVSTPRRAPQAAPTPKSEPAPAAAKAPGASQPPRQGGGGIPGIRKIIAVASGKGGVGKSTTAVNIALAFKDQGLKVGILDADIYGPSMPRLLGLSGQPQQLAGNKLDPMRRHGVKVMSMGFLVDEETPMIWRGPMVISAISQMLKDVAWGELDVLVVDMPPGTGDAQLTMAQQVPLAGAVIVSTPQDLALIDARKGLNMFTKVNVPVLGIVENMSTFICPHCGGRSDIFGHGGAKEEAEKLGVPFLGEVPLTMAVRETSDSGEPVVASDPDSEVSKAYRDIARTAWAEIERASSDARPAPKIVMET
- a CDS encoding putative bifunctional diguanylate cyclase/phosphodiesterase translates to MEGHGGDRVLHDFGSRIQHLARDTDIVARVDGDEFAIVLTDIAALSDVMAFMHRLGTALAQPFHVSNREVVLATSVGIALAPADGDTSDVLLRHAAIALSRAKADGGQRVCFYEESMDQALQRRHTIEQDLRHALRRNEFEIVYQPQYDLKTEMPCGSEALIRWRHPDHGLISPGHFIPIAEETGLIVPIGEWVLRQACADATKWPEHLTVAVNLSPAQFRVGDITETVADVLHQTGLPASRLELEITESLLINDTEEVLAKLNRLRSIGVRIAMDDFGTGYSSLSYLARFPFSKIKIDQQFVRNMTRDPAMRAIVKSVVALGKSLRIAVTAEGVETPEQARMLRRFGCPQVQGFLYGRPETAEVHAQGALKATAKVAPLPKRHSAA
- a CDS encoding GGDEF domain-containing protein yields the protein MRLQELLKEYWHWLGLTSFAVAIALAALVAPNRIGLLELEREAFSAEDRIREAVLSDPQVMLQALTVPGGAAQLAEVFSEAGYGRRVLRYELYNSKGDVLYTSGLADLRLDRSAVAAAINPKMNGATIGLYGGEELSKPSHFARLHIPINLRGKVHGSLEVYLDQTEQAGVLSNYFGVVALVILGLVSAGIAIPLIVAWSRGRAQRRASEEVRYLQEHDTLTGLANRATLTDLLDNALERTKSGHRHLALISSISTVSRNSTSPWRATAATASSTTSEAVFSISRGTPISLRGSTVTSSRSS
- the moaA gene encoding GTP 3',8-cyclase MoaA is translated as MSDVETNLVDPFGRAISYLRVSVTDRCDFRCTYCMAEDMTFLPRKDLLTLEEIDRLASAFIARGVRKLRLTGGEPLVRRNVMSLIESLSRRLGSGLDELTLTTNGSQLYRFADQLAEHGVERINISLDTLDPAKFRFLTRWGDFHQVMRGIDRAARAGIKVKINAVALRDVNEDEIEDMVRWAHGRGFDLTLIETMPLGEIGTDRTDQYLPLSLVRTRLAQHFTLDDLPDRTGGPARYVRVRETGGRLGFITPMTHNFCESCNRVRLTCTGTLYMCLGQEDAADLRSPMRVSRDDDLLHAAIEEAIARKPKGHDFIIDRDSAPSLPRFMSATGG
- a CDS encoding gamma-butyrobetaine hydroxylase-like domain-containing protein — protein: MYAPDGGSANWPTELKLDKDKCVLTVSFDDGARFALPAELLRVLSPSAEVQGHSPEQRVTVPGKQNVRIVQLEPVGTYAVRITFDDGHNTGLYMWEYLRDLGENQEARFRDYLNELADKGLSR
- a CDS encoding DUF6494 family protein; its protein translation is MDEDRFNMSMRRFLKEVGVTSQQAIEALVRDSGLQGEGKLKMKMVLTADSTSLNHVVEGEIDLG
- the asnB gene encoding asparagine synthase (glutamine-hydrolyzing) is translated as MCGIAGSIDLAGKRLPDRGMLQRMADALVHRGPEDEGFLSVPGVGLAQRRLSIVGLEDGRQPIYNEDRTVAVICNGEFFEYPERRADLEAKGHVFRTHSDSEILVHLYEEHGEDLFPYLKGQFAFAIVDLARGVVLLGRDRVGICPLFWSRQGDTIYFASEIKALIASGAVRPEADPRGLDHLFTFFAMGSSRTAFKGVQSLEPGHYLRIDLPNGVGVASPVERKYWDFDFPDWGEELDGDVGQLTDSFQSVFERAVDIRLRADVPVVGYLSGGVDSAFVMATAARVAGRPLPSFTLRIPKKGLDEVDEAMEAAEAIGAHPTVVHACSNLIMDSYEALTRAAECPVLDTSCAALLALSREVRSQGYKVVLTGEGADEGFAGYIWFKMREMARLLDYGDAFTPTSVLSRAIRKIGAKQNSDELKQIDALVGGPHAQSVMYSLVSTSRDRYFSTGFKEELGGHVAYEDFDLDLERMARWHPLNRSLYFGYKVHLAGLLLTQKGDRIAMANSVETRYPFLDEDVIGFMSQLSPRWKLRRRMRDKFLLRQAAERILPKNIAQRRKHMFQAPLADSFLVNAPEFVRELISEESLKRTGYFDVDQVRRDCAMVAEEGSSRSLGRFYSLGLGGVVATQLWHHVYLGGGLCSLPAYTPAEPQEEVPLEAAVSA